In Candidatus Nitrospira nitrificans, a single genomic region encodes these proteins:
- a CDS encoding IS3 family transposase, with protein sequence EYIEGFYNRQRRHSTLGYHSPAEYEARAAVA encoded by the coding sequence GAATACATCGAGGGGTTCTACAATCGGCAGCGTCGGCACTCAACCCTCGGCTATCACTCCCCAGCTGAGTATGAAGCGCGGGCAGCAGTCGCGTAA